From Bacteroidota bacterium, the proteins below share one genomic window:
- a CDS encoding DUF86 domain-containing protein — translation MFPSQREFLRHILDECRFILRVTAGKSSQDTFSDETLCRAIVRSLEIIGEATKRLDDEFRLKYPHVEWKKMAATRDVMIHDYFGIDYDVVWSIIKDKLPDLEHHLQEIIEGLNGY, via the coding sequence ATGTTCCCTTCGCAGCGTGAGTTCTTGCGGCATATCTTGGACGAGTGTCGATTCATCCTTCGGGTAACTGCAGGAAAATCCAGTCAGGATACTTTTTCAGACGAAACGTTATGCAGGGCCATCGTACGCAGCCTGGAAATCATAGGAGAAGCCACTAAGCGGCTGGACGATGAATTTAGGCTGAAATACCCACATGTAGAATGGAAGAAAATGGCAGCTACTCGTGATGTCATGATACATGATTATTTTGGTATCGATTATGACGTTGTTTGGAGCATTATTAAAGATAAGCTCCCCGATCTAGAGCATCACTTGCAAGAAATCATCGAAGGACTTAACGGATATTGA
- a CDS encoding tyrosine-type recombinase/integrase: MAGIAQGKSLIALFEDFISDSARGRRRQAGGTPLGAGSIANYKVTLRKLKDYQDKAGCIPPLHDLHRGSLRQAEQARARWSRFIRRFSDFLRSHGVQSDNYLGFHFKHIKTLLHYLEKAHGWELGPVPGLFYVRKEKVPIIVVPIARIRELLHDDRLLTRLTPGLQETREIFLAGCFTGLRVSDLLSLQRSHLEVSKESTHLVVSNHKTGSLVRIPIPGFILAIFKKHLRTSNRLLPRISNSCLNKRLKALGEAAGWTEPHIVWRNRNGKPRMIFKDPTRKTHFRFCDLITSHTMRRSAISMLLASGMPEHLVRKISGHAPNSAEFFRYVEVSQDQLDAETRKFFALLEENPEPT; encoded by the coding sequence ATGGCCGGCATCGCTCAGGGCAAAAGCCTGATCGCCCTGTTCGAGGATTTTATCTCTGATTCAGCAAGAGGCCGGCGGCGACAAGCAGGCGGTACACCGCTTGGGGCCGGTAGTATTGCCAATTACAAAGTCACATTACGCAAATTGAAGGACTACCAGGACAAGGCCGGATGCATCCCCCCATTGCATGATTTGCACCGCGGCAGCTTAAGACAGGCCGAGCAAGCGCGCGCCCGATGGAGCCGCTTCATCAGGCGGTTTTCCGACTTCCTGCGCAGTCATGGCGTTCAATCGGACAACTACCTGGGGTTTCACTTCAAGCACATCAAGACACTCCTTCATTACCTGGAAAAAGCGCATGGCTGGGAGCTGGGCCCGGTTCCGGGACTCTTCTATGTTCGAAAGGAAAAGGTACCCATCATCGTGGTACCCATCGCACGTATTCGGGAACTGCTGCATGATGACAGGCTCCTGACCCGTCTCACGCCGGGATTGCAGGAGACCCGGGAAATCTTCCTGGCAGGTTGTTTTACCGGCCTGCGCGTATCGGACCTTTTGTCACTGCAGCGATCACATCTTGAAGTGTCGAAGGAGTCCACTCACCTGGTCGTCAGCAATCACAAGACCGGCAGCCTGGTGCGTATCCCGATCCCCGGCTTCATACTGGCCATTTTCAAAAAGCACCTCCGCACATCCAACCGGCTCCTCCCCCGAATCAGTAACTCCTGCCTGAACAAAAGGCTCAAGGCCCTGGGCGAGGCCGCGGGATGGACAGAACCGCACATCGTATGGCGTAATCGCAACGGAAAGCCGCGGATGATCTTCAAGGATCCTACCCGAAAGACGCATTTTCGATTCTGCGACCTCATCACCTCCCACACCATGCGCAGAAGCGCGATCTCCATGTTACTGGCTTCCGGTATGCCCGAGCATCTGGTCCGCAAGATCTCCGGACACGCTCCCAACAGTGCGGAATTCTTCCGCTATGTAGAAGTCTCCCAAGATCAACTCGACGCAGAAACCCGCAAATTCTTCGCGCTGCTGGAAGAAAACCCCGAGCCAACATGA
- a CDS encoding nucleotidyltransferase family protein: MYSAVSTKAEIITRLINNQDRIKQYGVRQLGLFGSFIRNEAAPDSDIDLLIDFYPDQKTFDNFIELAFFLEDLLGRKVELVTPASLGKYIGPHILREVEYVPFAA; encoded by the coding sequence ATGTACTCCGCAGTTAGTACCAAAGCCGAGATAATCACTCGTCTGATCAACAACCAAGATCGTATTAAACAGTACGGTGTAAGACAACTTGGCCTGTTCGGTTCATTCATCAGAAATGAAGCCGCCCCGGATAGTGACATTGATTTGTTAATAGACTTTTATCCTGATCAGAAAACATTCGACAACTTCATCGAGCTGGCCTTCTTTCTGGAAGATCTTCTGGGACGTAAAGTAGAACTTGTCACTCCCGCATCATTGGGTAAGTATATCGGTCCTCATATTCTAAGAGAAGTTGAGTATGTTCCCTTCGCAGCGTGA
- a CDS encoding XRE family transcriptional regulator, which produces MATSFGSVNYDCEFGSLERSCFRGGLQMDIGDLIKNPRKAQGPSLKEVPLAVRINTINFSKIEGGKIDPAFSSSIKIAKAIAISSADLSKVIEPNKYANAVDKSLMVKVALIEPLDKKEMAAYQAVLDAFISKKKISDALNEALQGAK; this is translated from the coding sequence ATGGCCACTAGCTTCGGCTCTGTGAACTATGATTGCGAATTTGGAAGTTTAGAGCGCAGCTGTTTTCGGGGAGGGCTTCAAATGGACATTGGAGATCTAATCAAGAACCCACGCAAAGCCCAAGGACCAAGCCTAAAGGAAGTCCCCCTAGCCGTCAGGATCAATACAATCAATTTCAGCAAGATCGAAGGCGGTAAGATTGATCCTGCGTTTTCTTCCTCGATAAAGATTGCCAAAGCAATCGCTATCTCCTCGGCCGACTTGTCCAAAGTAATCGAACCGAACAAATACGCGAACGCTGTCGATAAATCACTCATGGTAAAGGTAGCGCTCATCGAACCGCTCGACAAAAAAGAAATGGCGGCATATCAAGCCGTACTCGACGCCTTCATCAGCAAGAAAAAAATAAGTGATGCGCTGAATGAGGCGTTACAGGGGGCGAAGTGA
- a CDS encoding transposase, translated as MKVTDICRGRGIIEPTFYQWQRKYSGMEVSELKLLKEF; from the coding sequence ATCAAGGTCACGGACATCTGCCGGGGGCGTGGCATCATTGAACCGACCTTTTACCAGTGGCAGCGGAAGTATTCGGGGATGGAAGTTTCCGAACTGAAGCTACTGAAGGAGTTTTAA